A window of Diadema setosum chromosome 2, eeDiaSeto1, whole genome shotgun sequence contains these coding sequences:
- the LOC140242575 gene encoding uncharacterized protein, with translation MNITNYRNADELPLAELTEQRKNHITQPRQHGSDKDDSGDDDDDLPLAELIKPGMDDINQATEPMQLSEDSIEKSVGTANDKDGGDESPLPELTPKGMDHIYQATEPMQFSGDSIEEAVGTDTNDEDGGDESSLPELISGHTQMECDAMHSCIERNKRGVTIHHPDQWIPVIQTARNRNRYEVTHMTKEDFLDLRQLTTPCVKYMKKDRAGNPVNWLKIRQIRVQRTDPSVIKIKYDFNEDFVEVRVSGSSRRNDMRLPLLYKQHLALSREKKQDLLSLCKDNIIPSMYHSYYENLTTEVQQSQSDESEEEENDGHMHQTSEQ, from the exons atgaacatAACCAACTACCGTAATGCTGACGAGCTGCCCTTGGCAGAATTGACTGAACAAA GAAAGAACCACATAACCCAGCCCAGACAACATGGTAGTGACAAAGACGACAGTggtgacgacgacgacgacttGCCCCTAGCAGAATTGATTAAGCCAG gaatggATGACATTAACCAGGCCACTGAGCCCATGCAACTTTCTGAAGACTCAATTGAGAAATCAGTGGGAACAGCCAATGACAAGGATGGTGGAGATGAGTCACCTCTACCAGAATTGACCCCAAAAG gaatggaCCACATTTACCAGGCCACTGAGCCCATGCAATTTTCTGGAGACTCTATTGAGGAAGCGGTGGGAACAGATACTAATGACGAGGATGGTGGAGATGAGTCATCTCTACCAGAATTGATCAGCGGACATACTCAAATGGAATGTGACGCGATGCATTCCTGCATCGAAAGGAACAAAAGGGGAGTGACAATCCATCACCCCGACCAGTGGATACCAGTTATTCAAACAGCAAGGAACAGGAATCGGTATGAAGTTACCCACATGACGAAAGAGGACTTCCTTGATCTGCGTCAGTTGACAACACCCTGTGTGAAGTACATGAAGAAAGACAGGGCTGGCAATCCCGTCAACTGGTTGAAAATTCGTCAGATCCGCGTACAGAGGACAGACCCCTCTGTCATCAAAATAAAGTATGATTTCAACGAAGACTTCGTAGAAGTTCGCGTCTCGGGCTCAAGTCGAAGAAATGACATGCGTCTGCCTCTGTTGTACAAGCAACATCTCGCCCTCTCAAGGGAAAAGAAGCAAGATTTGCTTAGTTTGTGCAAGGACAACATTATCCCATCGATGTATCACAGCTACTATGAAAACCTCACGACAGAGGTACAACAGTCTCAGAGTGATGAATCCGAGGAGGAGGAAAATGATGGACACATGCATCAAACATCCGAACAGTGA